Proteins encoded by one window of Danaus plexippus chromosome Z, MEX_DaPlex, whole genome shotgun sequence:
- the LOC116777691 gene encoding trypsin epsilon-like isoform X2, which yields MNTILLILLLLTSKCESQEIEENYWSSNTTDESSESLFEVTGYPMTGDVPILNRKIFKGTRVNIREHPYIVSIRRLYSHYLTGTLITKNLILTVAHPLYGVPVNELRVVMGENYADRGTILLTVILVIIHQDFDKYTLVGDLAIIRFYEDIIFKSNVKSISLVAPYVNIVNSTAFVTGWGRCDLTGKELCLPRGSQYYPGEMLDPMLRTISLTITSPNYYCQGYRKCPGPR from the exons Atgaacacaattttattaattctgc tTCTTTTGACGTCTAAATGTGAAAGCCAGGAAATCGAGGAGAATTATTGGTCGTCGAATACGACTGATGAATCTTCGGAATCATTATTTGAAGTGACTGGTTATCCAATGACTGGTGACGTCCCTATATTGAATAGAAAG ATTTTTAAGGGAACACGAGTCAATATAAGGGAACATCCGTACATTGTAAGCATTCGTAGACTTTACTCACATTATTTAACTGGGACCTTAATTACGAAAAATTTGATCCTAACCGTTGCTCATCCTTTATACGG AGTGCCAGTGAACGAGTTAAGAGTTGTAATGGGGGAAAACTATGCAGACAGGGGCACTATACTGTTGACAGTCATATTAGTGATTATACATCAGGACTTTGACAAATACACGCTTGTCGGAGATCTCGCTATTATCCGcttttatgaagatattattttcaa ATCCAACGTAAAGAGCATTTCACTGGTCGCACCTTATGTGAATATCGTGAATAGCACTGCTTTTGTTACTGGATGGGGTAGATGCGATCTAACT GGAAAAGAGTTGTGTCTGCCACGCGGGTCACAATATTATCCAGGCGAGATGTTGGACCCTATGCTGAGAACTATTTCATTAACTATTACTTCACCTAATTATTATTGCCAGGGATACAGAAAG TGCCCGGGGCCCCGTTAG
- the LOC116777691 gene encoding trypsin alpha-like isoform X1 encodes MNTILLILLLLTSKCESQEIEENYWSSNTTDESSESLFEVTGYPMTGDVPILNRKIFKGTRVNIREHPYIVSIRRLYSHYLTGTLITKNLILTVAHPLYGVPVNELRVVMGENYADRGTILLTVILVIIHQDFDKYTLVGDLAIIRFYEDIIFKSNVKSISLVAPYVNIVNSTAFVTGWGRCDLTGKELCLPRGSQYYPGEMLDPMLRTISLTITSPNYYCQGYRKHETPVRRGMFCTGMAREDHPTFPCLAVPGAPLVVKGKLAAILSWGFGCGYQNDLPLVYTDIKYYINWITQNVAKIRKIAKKDFKPLFDATKSWVLLEWFTKSRIVKPKRHYHRNRELQLINLDQSLSNLRGQIFDLRDFIFNRQYKEKKLTMYKEIQNSAKEGNNTKHLIEKMKLLSYTGKPLPFFSNKSLLEIASNYDDFSSSNEDEKN; translated from the exons Atgaacacaattttattaattctgc tTCTTTTGACGTCTAAATGTGAAAGCCAGGAAATCGAGGAGAATTATTGGTCGTCGAATACGACTGATGAATCTTCGGAATCATTATTTGAAGTGACTGGTTATCCAATGACTGGTGACGTCCCTATATTGAATAGAAAG ATTTTTAAGGGAACACGAGTCAATATAAGGGAACATCCGTACATTGTAAGCATTCGTAGACTTTACTCACATTATTTAACTGGGACCTTAATTACGAAAAATTTGATCCTAACCGTTGCTCATCCTTTATACGG AGTGCCAGTGAACGAGTTAAGAGTTGTAATGGGGGAAAACTATGCAGACAGGGGCACTATACTGTTGACAGTCATATTAGTGATTATACATCAGGACTTTGACAAATACACGCTTGTCGGAGATCTCGCTATTATCCGcttttatgaagatattattttcaa ATCCAACGTAAAGAGCATTTCACTGGTCGCACCTTATGTGAATATCGTGAATAGCACTGCTTTTGTTACTGGATGGGGTAGATGCGATCTAACT GGAAAAGAGTTGTGTCTGCCACGCGGGTCACAATATTATCCAGGCGAGATGTTGGACCCTATGCTGAGAACTATTTCATTAACTATTACTTCACCTAATTATTATTGCCAGGGATACAGAAAG CACGAGACTCCAGTCCGCAGAGGTATGTTTTGTACTGGCATGGCTCGTGAGGATCATCCAACTTTTCCCTGTCTGGCAGTGCCCGGGGCCCCGTTAGTGGTGAAGGGAAAATTGGCGGCCATCTTGTCTTGGGGCTTTGGATGTGGTTATCAGAACGATCTCCCTCTCGTATATACTGACatcaaatattacataaa TTGGATAACTCAAAACGTGGCAAAAATACGAAAGATTgctaaaaaagattttaagcCACTATTCGACGCAACTAAATCATGGGTTCTCTTGGAATGGTTTACAAAATCAAGAATAGTGAAACCAAAACGCCACTATCACAGAAACAGGGAGCTACAACTAATTAATCTAGACCAAAGTCTAAGTAACCTCCGAGGGCagatttttgatttaagagattttatttttaacagacaatataaagaaaaaaagctGACAATGTATAAAGAAATCCAAAATTCAGCAAAAGAAggaaataatacaaaacatcTTATAGAAAAAATGAAACTTCTTTCATATACGGGAAAACCACTTCCTTTCTTCAGTAATAAGTCTTTATTAGAAATAGCTTCCAATTACGATGACTTCAGTAGTTCTAATGAAGATGAAAAGAATTAA